Proteins co-encoded in one Trichoplusia ni isolate ovarian cell line Hi5 chromosome 19, tn1, whole genome shotgun sequence genomic window:
- the LOC113503487 gene encoding adhesive plaque matrix protein-like isoform X3, producing MKEGADLKPAASTYNSYVPPSQRPPQWNQQNYIPPQNNWIPPKEEKPVHSEVQSDEYHHHHYYPAPVQQWPTKPPQQQWTTQAPQWTTPPPQWSTQAPQWSTQAPQWTSPAYQPPTTTTPVAVIKNEQYYGDNGDYKYEYQIADGTHVGEQGYYTDPKQTDESIVKKGFYSFVGADGKTYTVHYWADKTGFHATGDHLPTPPTPHPAIQAALDKQKEAEKNKPQNDYPTQTPAPVYYPTKAPVYNPQPTYPQPTYNPQQNYNPQQNYNPQQNYNPQQTFNPPQTFNPQQTYYPSQQTYYPQQQTYA from the exons ATGAAAGAAGGAGCTGATCTGAAGCCCGCAGCCAGTACTTACAACTCATACGTACCACCAAGCCAGAGGCCTCCTCAATGGAACCAACAGAACTACATTCCTCCCCAGAACAACTGGATCCCGCCTAAAGAGGAGAAACCTGTTCACTCTGAGGTTCAAAGCGATGAgtaccatcatcatcattactACCCAGCGCCTGTCCAGCAGTGGCCTACCAAGCCGCCGCAACAGCAGTGGACGACTCAAGCCCCCCAATGGACTACGCCCCCTCCTCAATGGTCTACCCAGGCTCCCCAGTGGTCTACCCAGGCTCCTCAGTGGACCAGCCCCGCATACCAGCCACCCACTACTACCACACCTGTAGCGGTTATCAAGAATGAGCAGTACTACGGTGATAATGGCGACTATAAATACGA ATACCAGATCGCTGACGGCACACACGTCGGCGAACAAGGTTACTACACGGACCCCAAGCAGACTGACGAGAGCATAGTCAAGAAGGGCTTCTACTCCTTCGTCGGCGCCGACGGCAAGACCTACACCGTGCACTACTGGGCTGACAAGACCGGCTTCCATGCTACGGGAGACCATCTGCCCACACCACCCACCCCTCACCCCGCTATCCAAGC GGCTCTTGACAAGCAGAAGGAAGCTGAGAAGAACAAGCCACAGAACGACTATCCTACTCAGACCCCAGCACCAGTCTACTATCCGACAAAGGCCCCCGTATACAACCCCCAACCAACTTACCCCCAACCTACTTACAACCCTCAACAGAACTACAACCCCCAACAGAATTACAACCCCCAACAGAATTACAACCCCCAGCAGACCTTCAACCCCCCGCAGACTTTCAACCCACAACAGACTTACTACCCATCACAACAGACGTACTACCCCCAACAACAGACCTACGCTTAA
- the LOC113503487 gene encoding adhesive plaque matrix protein-like isoform X1, whose translation MGWDFSRMRAVPAAAAPLPRRRATPKASPLIIFTAILAFTFAKEKREIIEDSLAEASDSLELMKEGADLKPAASTYNSYVPPSQRPPQWNQQNYIPPQNNWIPPKEEKPVHSEVQSDEYHHHHYYPAPVQQWPTKPPQQQWTTQAPQWTTPPPQWSTQAPQWSTQAPQWTSPAYQPPTTTTPVAVIKNEQYYGDNGDYKYEYQIADGTHVGEQGYYTDPKQTDESIVKKGFYSFVGADGKTYTVHYWADKTGFHATGDHLPTPPTPHPAIQAALDKQKEAEKNKPQNDYPTQTPAPVYYPTKAPVYNPQPTYPQPTYNPQQNYNPQQNYNPQQNYNPQQTFNPPQTFNPQQTYYPSQQTYYPQQQTYA comes from the exons cTCATAATTTTCACCGCCATCTTGGCGTTCACTTTCGCGAAAGAGAAGAGGGAGATCATCGAGGACTCACTAGCTGAGGCATCAGACTCCTTAGAGCTGATGAAAGAAGGAGCTGATCTGAAGCCCGCAGCCAGTACTTACAACTCATACGTACCACCAAGCCAGAGGCCTCCTCAATGGAACCAACAGAACTACATTCCTCCCCAGAACAACTGGATCCCGCCTAAAGAGGAGAAACCTGTTCACTCTGAGGTTCAAAGCGATGAgtaccatcatcatcattactACCCAGCGCCTGTCCAGCAGTGGCCTACCAAGCCGCCGCAACAGCAGTGGACGACTCAAGCCCCCCAATGGACTACGCCCCCTCCTCAATGGTCTACCCAGGCTCCCCAGTGGTCTACCCAGGCTCCTCAGTGGACCAGCCCCGCATACCAGCCACCCACTACTACCACACCTGTAGCGGTTATCAAGAATGAGCAGTACTACGGTGATAATGGCGACTATAAATACGA ATACCAGATCGCTGACGGCACACACGTCGGCGAACAAGGTTACTACACGGACCCCAAGCAGACTGACGAGAGCATAGTCAAGAAGGGCTTCTACTCCTTCGTCGGCGCCGACGGCAAGACCTACACCGTGCACTACTGGGCTGACAAGACCGGCTTCCATGCTACGGGAGACCATCTGCCCACACCACCCACCCCTCACCCCGCTATCCAAGC GGCTCTTGACAAGCAGAAGGAAGCTGAGAAGAACAAGCCACAGAACGACTATCCTACTCAGACCCCAGCACCAGTCTACTATCCGACAAAGGCCCCCGTATACAACCCCCAACCAACTTACCCCCAACCTACTTACAACCCTCAACAGAACTACAACCCCCAACAGAATTACAACCCCCAACAGAATTACAACCCCCAGCAGACCTTCAACCCCCCGCAGACTTTCAACCCACAACAGACTTACTACCCATCACAACAGACGTACTACCCCCAACAACAGACCTACGCTTAA
- the LOC113503487 gene encoding adhesive plaque matrix protein-like isoform X2: MKLLIIFTAILAFTFAKEKREIIEDSLAEASDSLELMKEGADLKPAASTYNSYVPPSQRPPQWNQQNYIPPQNNWIPPKEEKPVHSEVQSDEYHHHHYYPAPVQQWPTKPPQQQWTTQAPQWTTPPPQWSTQAPQWSTQAPQWTSPAYQPPTTTTPVAVIKNEQYYGDNGDYKYEYQIADGTHVGEQGYYTDPKQTDESIVKKGFYSFVGADGKTYTVHYWADKTGFHATGDHLPTPPTPHPAIQAALDKQKEAEKNKPQNDYPTQTPAPVYYPTKAPVYNPQPTYPQPTYNPQQNYNPQQNYNPQQNYNPQQTFNPPQTFNPQQTYYPSQQTYYPQQQTYA; encoded by the exons cTCATAATTTTCACCGCCATCTTGGCGTTCACTTTCGCGAAAGAGAAGAGGGAGATCATCGAGGACTCACTAGCTGAGGCATCAGACTCCTTAGAGCTGATGAAAGAAGGAGCTGATCTGAAGCCCGCAGCCAGTACTTACAACTCATACGTACCACCAAGCCAGAGGCCTCCTCAATGGAACCAACAGAACTACATTCCTCCCCAGAACAACTGGATCCCGCCTAAAGAGGAGAAACCTGTTCACTCTGAGGTTCAAAGCGATGAgtaccatcatcatcattactACCCAGCGCCTGTCCAGCAGTGGCCTACCAAGCCGCCGCAACAGCAGTGGACGACTCAAGCCCCCCAATGGACTACGCCCCCTCCTCAATGGTCTACCCAGGCTCCCCAGTGGTCTACCCAGGCTCCTCAGTGGACCAGCCCCGCATACCAGCCACCCACTACTACCACACCTGTAGCGGTTATCAAGAATGAGCAGTACTACGGTGATAATGGCGACTATAAATACGA ATACCAGATCGCTGACGGCACACACGTCGGCGAACAAGGTTACTACACGGACCCCAAGCAGACTGACGAGAGCATAGTCAAGAAGGGCTTCTACTCCTTCGTCGGCGCCGACGGCAAGACCTACACCGTGCACTACTGGGCTGACAAGACCGGCTTCCATGCTACGGGAGACCATCTGCCCACACCACCCACCCCTCACCCCGCTATCCAAGC GGCTCTTGACAAGCAGAAGGAAGCTGAGAAGAACAAGCCACAGAACGACTATCCTACTCAGACCCCAGCACCAGTCTACTATCCGACAAAGGCCCCCGTATACAACCCCCAACCAACTTACCCCCAACCTACTTACAACCCTCAACAGAACTACAACCCCCAACAGAATTACAACCCCCAACAGAATTACAACCCCCAGCAGACCTTCAACCCCCCGCAGACTTTCAACCCACAACAGACTTACTACCCATCACAACAGACGTACTACCCCCAACAACAGACCTACGCTTAA